In the Devosia sp. SL43 genome, one interval contains:
- a CDS encoding MFS transporter codes for MRPHYRIFGVFFIFALSMGAMLSRLPDLQRQFQLSEGQLGLTLIAMSCGALVGLTFSGPLIARYSARTGIFVTIFLASALYALVPFMPSAIFVVPLLFLAGICAGAVEIIVNLEADRLEAQLGYGIMSRTHGMWSLGFFVTALVSAGIRQLGVPVQIHLVVAFVVVVIAGLFVFRGIENAPLRPDSHSGDAPRIAFPTIGLAALCIIGAAPLLAEGAGIDWSAIYMRDVFNVEPFIGGLSVTVFSLFMAIARLTMDGVVDRLSPRVVATTLLLIAIAGLVLVATAPHEYVALLGFALTGIGCSAVYPLAVSAAAQRTDRPASVNVASLGQMTFVVFFLAPPLLGFVAEAYGIRMSYWVVVPLLIAALLVIRALPARAKPAPAHG; via the coding sequence ATGCGTCCGCATTACCGGATCTTCGGGGTGTTCTTCATTTTCGCGCTGTCGATGGGCGCGATGCTGTCGCGCCTGCCCGATCTGCAGCGTCAGTTCCAACTGAGCGAAGGCCAGCTCGGGCTGACGCTGATCGCCATGTCCTGCGGCGCATTGGTCGGCCTCACCTTTTCCGGTCCGCTGATCGCGCGCTATTCGGCCAGGACGGGTATCTTCGTCACGATCTTCCTCGCCTCGGCGCTCTATGCGCTGGTGCCATTCATGCCCTCGGCCATCTTCGTGGTGCCGCTGCTGTTCCTGGCCGGCATCTGCGCTGGTGCGGTCGAAATCATCGTCAATCTCGAGGCCGACCGGCTGGAGGCGCAACTGGGCTACGGCATCATGAGCCGCACGCACGGCATGTGGAGCCTTGGATTTTTCGTGACCGCTCTGGTCAGCGCGGGGATCCGGCAGCTTGGCGTGCCGGTGCAGATCCACCTGGTCGTGGCGTTCGTCGTCGTGGTGATAGCCGGGTTGTTCGTGTTCCGCGGCATCGAGAATGCGCCGCTGCGCCCTGATTCCCATTCCGGGGACGCTCCGCGCATCGCCTTCCCGACCATCGGCCTTGCCGCGCTCTGCATCATCGGCGCCGCGCCCCTGCTGGCAGAGGGCGCCGGTATCGACTGGTCGGCGATCTATATGCGCGACGTGTTCAACGTCGAGCCCTTCATTGGCGGCCTCAGCGTTACCGTCTTCTCGCTGTTCATGGCCATTGCCCGCCTGACCATGGATGGCGTGGTCGATCGTTTGTCGCCGCGAGTGGTCGCAACGACGCTGCTGCTGATCGCCATTGCGGGGCTGGTCCTCGTGGCCACCGCACCGCACGAATATGTGGCGCTGCTTGGTTTTGCCCTGACCGGCATCGGTTGCTCGGCTGTCTATCCGCTGGCGGTATCGGCAGCGGCCCAGCGCACCGACCGCCCGGCCTCGGTCAATGTCGCCTCGCTGGGGCAGATGACCTTCGTGGTGTTCTTCCTCGCACCGCCACTGCTTGGCTTCGTCGCCGAGGCCTATGGCATCCGCATGTCTTACTGGGTCGTGGTGCCATTGCTGATCGCGGCGCTGCTGGTGATCCGGGCGCTGCCCGCCAGGGCCAAGCCCGCTCCCGCCCATGGCTGA
- a CDS encoding ActR/PrrA/RegA family redox response regulator transcription factor: MSTIEELLATDPSLLLVDDDVAFLQRLERAMARRGFDVRIAGSVAEGLAAVAEKPPAYAVVDLRLEDGNGLEVVSALHTKRPDARAVVLTGYGNIATAVTAVKLGAVDYLSKPADADDVINALLATGEAKPEPPENPMSADRVRWEHIQRVYELCDRNVSETARRLNMHRRTLQRILAKRAPR, encoded by the coding sequence ATGAGCACGATTGAAGAACTCCTGGCCACCGATCCCAGCCTGCTGCTGGTCGACGACGACGTGGCCTTCCTGCAGCGCCTTGAGCGCGCCATGGCACGCCGTGGCTTCGATGTCCGAATTGCCGGCTCCGTCGCCGAGGGCCTGGCCGCCGTCGCCGAAAAGCCGCCCGCTTATGCGGTGGTCGACCTACGCCTTGAAGACGGCAACGGCCTCGAAGTGGTCTCGGCCTTGCACACCAAGCGCCCCGATGCGCGGGCGGTCGTGTTGACCGGTTATGGCAATATTGCTACGGCAGTGACCGCGGTGAAGCTGGGTGCCGTGGACTATCTGAGCAAGCCGGCCGACGCCGACGATGTGATCAATGCCCTGCTGGCCACGGGCGAAGCCAAGCCCGAGCCACCGGAAAATCCGATGTCGGCAGATCGGGTGCGCTGGGAGCATATCCAGCGCGTCTATGAACTTTGCGATCGCAACGTGTCGGAGACGGCGCGGCGGCTCAACATGCACCGCCGCACCCTGCAGCGTATTCTGGCCAAGCGCGCGCCGCGCTAA
- a CDS encoding MBL fold metallo-hydrolase RNA specificity domain-containing protein → MTVTLHFHGAAGTVTGSCYRVVHPSGQFLVDCGLFQGNKSVRDLNLKPTPFDARAIDFLLLTHAHIDHAGLLPKLYREGWRGPMWMTEPTAGLLEYLLPDSAGIQESEAERETKKHNRRGEEPAKPLYTMEDATEALAHRLTCQYGEWIEPGAGVRARYWNAGHIIGSASIEVEVKDGDKTIRLMFSGDIGPDEKVFYNEPEGPAGFDYILSESTYGGREREDYTLVQRREALKTEINAAMARGGNLVIPAFAVERSQELLHDIGTLIKSGEIDPKLVFLDSPLASKVTGVYRKYAKMFDDVELGADELFNDPRFRIIEAVEESKAINMIRGGAIIMSASGMADAGRIKHHLRNNLIRANATVLFVGYQAPGTLGHVILSGAKEARIHGTLVPVRATIRSMGNYSAHADHSELMAWIKERLPAHGAIFLTHGEDEERKALRQAILGLGLSGDQVITPLLDDYFELTAVGVRAKVQATKPRIDPVQVHSDWHNAFSDFTIRLSQRLQSGTDAEKLAVMRALQQELSDLGAAPSPAHVATPITPVENQSFDE, encoded by the coding sequence ATGACCGTCACTCTTCACTTCCACGGCGCGGCGGGCACGGTGACCGGTTCCTGCTATCGCGTGGTGCATCCGAGCGGGCAATTCCTCGTCGATTGCGGCCTGTTCCAGGGCAACAAGAGTGTTCGTGATCTCAACCTCAAGCCGACACCCTTCGATGCCAGGGCCATCGACTTCCTGCTGCTGACCCATGCCCATATCGATCACGCCGGCCTCTTGCCCAAGCTCTACCGCGAGGGCTGGCGCGGCCCGATGTGGATGACCGAGCCGACCGCGGGCCTGCTCGAATACCTGCTGCCGGACAGTGCCGGTATTCAGGAGAGCGAAGCCGAGCGCGAGACCAAGAAGCACAACCGGCGTGGTGAGGAGCCGGCAAAGCCGCTCTACACTATGGAGGATGCGACCGAGGCCCTGGCGCATCGGCTGACCTGCCAGTATGGCGAGTGGATCGAGCCGGGAGCGGGTGTCCGGGCCCGCTACTGGAATGCCGGTCACATCATCGGCTCGGCCTCTATCGAGGTCGAGGTCAAGGACGGCGACAAGACCATTCGCCTGATGTTTTCGGGCGATATCGGTCCGGACGAGAAGGTGTTCTACAACGAGCCGGAAGGCCCGGCTGGTTTCGACTATATTCTCTCCGAATCCACCTATGGTGGCCGCGAGCGCGAGGACTATACGCTGGTGCAGCGCCGTGAGGCGCTCAAGACCGAGATCAATGCCGCCATGGCGCGCGGTGGTAATCTGGTGATCCCCGCCTTCGCCGTCGAGCGCAGCCAGGAGCTGCTGCACGACATTGGCACCCTGATCAAATCAGGCGAGATCGACCCCAAGCTGGTCTTCCTCGATAGCCCGCTCGCGTCCAAGGTCACGGGCGTCTATCGGAAATACGCCAAGATGTTCGACGACGTCGAGCTGGGCGCCGACGAGCTGTTCAACGATCCGCGCTTCCGCATCATCGAGGCGGTAGAGGAGTCCAAGGCCATCAACATGATCCGTGGCGGCGCCATCATCATGTCGGCCTCCGGCATGGCCGACGCCGGGCGCATCAAGCACCACCTGCGCAACAACCTGATCCGCGCCAATGCCACCGTGCTCTTTGTGGGCTACCAGGCGCCGGGCACGCTGGGCCATGTGATCCTCTCCGGCGCCAAGGAAGCCCGCATCCACGGCACACTGGTGCCTGTTCGAGCCACGATCCGCTCGATGGGCAACTACTCGGCCCACGCCGATCATTCCGAACTGATGGCCTGGATCAAGGAGCGCCTGCCGGCGCATGGCGCGATCTTCCTGACCCATGGCGAGGACGAGGAGCGCAAGGCCCTGCGCCAGGCCATCCTGGGGCTCGGTCTCTCCGGTGACCAGGTGATTACGCCACTGCTCGACGACTATTTTGAACTGACCGCCGTGGGCGTGCGGGCCAAGGTGCAGGCGACCAAGCCGCGCATCGACCCCGTGCAGGTGCATTCGGACTGGCACAATGCCTTTTCCGATTTCACCATCCGCTTGAGCCAGCGGCTGCAATCGGGCACCGATGCTGAAAAGCTGGCGGTGATGCGGGCGCTGCAGCAGGAGCTATCGGACCTGGGCGCTGCACCCTCACCGGCCCATGTGGCGACGCCGATCACACCGGTCGAGAACCAGAGCTTCGACGAATAA
- a CDS encoding MFS transporter has protein sequence MPIRWRIIALFFVHAIALGAVHTRIPDLQLALGLSEGQLGLVLMGQPIGGLTSFLFSSLVIERFGPRKLILVLMPVVAIGAALITVAPNATLMFVLMALNGVGFSLTNVAINVEADRVEAATGSRVMNTCHGAWSVGFLLTSLLGAAMRGFAISPAVHLWTLAPLVIFLVMLIVAPMPVVPAREHAGDNKKRFALPTLATMGLVAFGLGAALTEGAARAWSIIYLRDSFEIAAWIESMALPALLVTMAVGRLVADRWIERFGPVVVARVLASIAVAGMTLVVLAPNAVLALTGFGLVGVGICVLYPLTVSAAARIGDRPASQNVAATTLIFQLVNLGAPGLIGAVAQGFGIRSAFAMLIPLLILTWLMAGRLGAKAKSTPT, from the coding sequence ATGCCAATACGCTGGCGCATCATTGCGCTGTTTTTCGTTCACGCCATCGCCCTGGGGGCGGTCCATACCCGCATTCCCGACCTGCAGCTGGCCCTCGGCCTCAGCGAAGGCCAGCTCGGCCTCGTGCTGATGGGCCAGCCCATCGGCGGGTTGACCAGCTTTCTGTTCTCCAGCCTCGTCATCGAGCGCTTCGGGCCGCGCAAACTGATCCTGGTGCTGATGCCGGTGGTGGCGATCGGTGCAGCCCTGATCACCGTTGCTCCCAATGCCACGCTGATGTTCGTCTTGATGGCCCTCAACGGCGTCGGTTTTTCGCTGACCAATGTCGCGATCAATGTCGAGGCCGACAGGGTCGAGGCTGCCACTGGCTCGCGGGTAATGAACACCTGCCACGGCGCCTGGAGCGTGGGCTTCCTGCTGACCTCGCTGCTCGGCGCCGCCATGCGCGGCTTTGCCATTTCGCCCGCCGTCCACTTGTGGACGCTGGCACCGCTGGTGATCTTTCTGGTCATGCTGATCGTCGCGCCGATGCCGGTCGTTCCGGCACGCGAGCATGCCGGCGACAACAAGAAGCGCTTTGCGCTGCCGACTTTGGCGACGATGGGACTGGTTGCCTTCGGGCTCGGCGCAGCGCTCACCGAGGGCGCGGCGCGGGCCTGGTCGATCATCTATCTACGCGACAGTTTCGAGATCGCCGCCTGGATCGAATCAATGGCGCTGCCGGCCCTGCTGGTGACCATGGCCGTTGGCCGACTAGTCGCCGACCGCTGGATCGAGCGTTTCGGGCCGGTGGTCGTGGCGCGCGTGCTGGCCAGCATCGCCGTGGCCGGCATGACGCTCGTGGTCCTCGCCCCCAATGCCGTACTGGCGCTGACCGGCTTCGGCCTGGTGGGCGTGGGCATCTGCGTGCTCTACCCGCTGACCGTTTCGGCCGCCGCCCGCATCGGCGACCGGCCCGCCAGCCAGAACGTGGCGGCGACAACGCTGATTTTCCAACTGGTCAATCTTGGCGCGCCGGGGCTGATCGGCGCGGTGGCGCAGGGCTTTGGGATCAGGTCGGCGTTTGCGATGCTGATCCCGTTGCTGATCCTGACCTGGCTGATGGCAGGGCGGCTGGGGGCAAAGGCGAAGAGTACCCCCACCTAG
- a CDS encoding MmcB family DNA repair protein, with product MADLGPIVDLRQSATALRVQRGVMRLLRETYDMACYAEVTLRSGRRADVLGVGPKGEIWIVEIKSSLIDFQVDKKWHEYREFSDRFFFAKPPELDGNIFPVTEGLIVADGHDGHILRDSPHTPMAPARRKALMLKLARLGADRIHVLMDPGPK from the coding sequence ATGGCTGACCTGGGCCCCATCGTCGACCTGCGCCAATCGGCCACCGCCCTGCGCGTGCAGCGCGGGGTGATGCGGCTGTTGCGCGAAACCTATGACATGGCCTGCTATGCCGAGGTCACCCTGCGCAGCGGCCGACGCGCCGATGTGCTCGGCGTCGGGCCCAAGGGCGAAATCTGGATCGTCGAGATCAAGTCGAGCCTGATCGATTTCCAGGTCGACAAGAAGTGGCACGAATACCGGGAGTTCTCGGACAGGTTCTTCTTCGCCAAGCCGCCCGAGCTCGATGGCAATATCTTTCCGGTGACGGAAGGCCTCATCGTCGCCGACGGGCATGACGGGCACATCCTGCGCGACAGCCCGCATACGCCGATGGCCCCGGCCCGGCGCAAGGCACTCATGCTCAAGCTGGCCCGGCTCGGCGCGGACCGCATCCACGTGTTGATGGACCCCGGACCGAAGTGA
- a CDS encoding DUF1428 domain-containing protein, whose protein sequence is MTYVDGFVAAVPKANKQAYVDHAREAGELFKQWGASRIVETWADEVPPGKQTDFMKAVAAKPDEAIVFSWIEYPDQATRDAAGQKMMTDPRMQAMKMPFDGARMIYGSFEALFVL, encoded by the coding sequence ATGACTTATGTCGATGGATTTGTCGCCGCTGTGCCCAAGGCCAACAAGCAGGCCTATGTCGACCATGCCCGCGAGGCCGGGGAGTTGTTCAAGCAGTGGGGTGCTTCGCGCATCGTCGAGACCTGGGCCGACGAGGTGCCTCCCGGCAAGCAGACCGACTTCATGAAAGCGGTTGCGGCCAAGCCTGATGAGGCCATCGTCTTCTCATGGATCGAGTATCCTGACCAGGCGACGCGCGATGCCGCCGGCCAGAAGATGATGACCGACCCGCGCATGCAGGCGATGAAGATGCCCTTCGACGGCGCCCGCATGATCTATGGGAGCTTCGAAGCGCTCTTCGTGCTTTAG